From Brassica oleracea var. oleracea cultivar TO1000 chromosome C3, BOL, whole genome shotgun sequence, a single genomic window includes:
- the LOC106330571 gene encoding uncharacterized protein LOC106330571: protein MGRTNFSNEERDAGYCRLFVESLQGPALGWFTGLEQDSINDFHDLSAAFLKQYIMFTRQGATLADLWNLSQGANQSHCDYMEKFKAVASKVHVPDSIAVDTLMNTLYFKSLFHEDLYRNPTKSLQDAIARSNNFIRMEEDTSAILKKMNATTKPTTPKATAPKARQKPRQHAPSNKPNQNKNIVYVVDENDLSGSTVVVREKGWNVWENDEKPQTPSAPSISSPAPTELNQWCTYHKSKKAKKSQDTADARPKHTENDKPDEQDEDETHAEEEQPRNRRRVQVILVRPSSSSDEEEDNKVCDSHEHSSKRPSENNGPNESNDLRSKLRRKSQTVNNMHDSNDDLRSVIEESRAKRVGSTSVRPYLKPRVVDLRDQLNSKSEDLRIKLNRPKRSDLRRKLEEMKAEVSDKQGSIVENLSSDLRIQLLNKRTERAPFLNVIMGVSPRCSDSVRSVKDHRRQAVTSKKWPSKPENDHPITFSPDDAIGVHLTHNDLLLVELEIAKCDVAKVLIDTGSSVDLIFRDTLDKMEVDMRDMKPSSRSPTGFNGASETMIRTIKLLVYACGVTRTVKFSDIRTKAPYNAILVTPWLHSMKEISSTYHQCVKFPGPNGQVQTLQGDKQAARDLLIASVKMQQSNPRINAISKQIQPQKDEIIEVSINNSDQSKVVRVGTFQSEEMQSAIIDFLKHNMSTFAWTTSDMKGIIPAITSHELNVDPTIKPIRQKRCKLGPERSKAVNEEVERLLAAGSIAEVRYPKWLANPVAIKKKNGKWRICVDFTDLNKACPKDSYPLPHIDRQVKSTARNEPLTFMDAFSGYNQIMHPDDREKIAFITDRGTYYYKVMSFGLKNAGATYLRLVNRMITDRLGNKMEVYIDNMLVKSLRAVDHLNHLMECFKTLNEHGMKLNLTKCTVGVTSGEFLGYIFTQRGIEANPKQITAILDLPSPKNSREVQRLTGRIAALNCFISRSTDKGLPFHELLHGNKRFVWEEKCEEAFGQLKQYLTTPPLLSKPEAGDTLSLYIAVSSTAVRSVFIREDRGEQKPIFYMSKRMTGPETRYPTL from the exons ATGGGCCGGACTAACTTTTCCAACGAAGAAAGAGACGCCGGCTATTGTCGACTCTTCGTCGAGAGTCTTCAAGGACCAGCGCTCGGTTGGTTCACTGGATTAGAACAAGACTCCATCAACGACTTCCATGACTTGTCGGCCGCTTTCCTCAAACAGTACATCATGTTCACGAGACAAGGAGCAACTCTCGCCGACCTGTGGAATCTATCTCAGGGTGCAAACCAGAGCCACTGCGACTATATGGAGAAGTTCAAAGCTGTCGCCTCGAAAGTGCATGTCCCGGACAGCATCGCCGTTGACACTCTGATGAACACCCTCTACTTCAAATCCCTTTTTCACGAAGATCTCTATCGAAATCCCACCAAGTCGCTTCAAGATGCTATCGCCAGATCGAACAACTTCATTCGAATGGAAGAAGACACATCAGCGATACTCAAGAAAATGAACGCGACCACAAAACCAACGACTCCAAAAGCAACGGCTCCTAAGGCACGCCAAAAACCTCGACAGCATGCTCCGAGCAACAAGCCCAACCAGAATAAAAACATCGTCTACGTTGTCGATGAAAACGATCTCTCGGGATCGACTGTCGTCGTGCGCGAGAAAGGCTGGAACGTCTGGGAAAACGACGAGAAGCCGCAAACTCCTTCGGCGCCTTCAATTTCGAGCCCTGCTCCAACCGAGCTAAACCAATGGTGCACCTACCATAAGTCCAAG AAAGCCAAGAAGTCTCAAGACACGGCCGATGCCCGACCCAAACACACAGAGAACGACAAGCCAGACGAACAGGACGAGGACGAGACACACGCCGAGGAAGAGCAACCTCGTAATCGTCGACGCGTTCAGGTCATCCTCGTTCGACCAAGTTCTTCGTCAGACGAAGAGGAAGACAACAAAGTCTGTGACTCGCACGAACACTCCAGCAAGCGACCGAGCGAGAACAACGGACCAAACGAATCGAACGACTTGAGAAGTAAGCTCAGGCGAAAATCGCAGACAGTCAACAACATGCATGACTCAAACGACGACCTTCGCTCGGTCATCGAAGAGTCCAGAGCTAAAAGAGTCGGAAGTACCAGCGTTCGACCCTATCTAAAGCCCCGAGTCGTCGACCTTCGCGATCAGCTCAACTCGAAATCAGAAGATCTAAGGATCAAGCTCAATCGACCAAAGCGTTCCGACTTGAGACGAAAGCTGGAAGAGATGAAAGCCGAAGTCAGCGACAAACAGGGGTCCATCGTCGAAAATTTATCCAGTGACCTGAGGATCCAGCTGCTGAACAAACGGACCGAGCGCGCCCCATTCCTAAACGTAATTATGGGAGTGTCGCCTCGTTGCAGCGACTCGGTTCGATCAGTCAAAGATCATCGACGACAGGCAGTAACCTCAAAGAAATGGCCATCAAAACCCGAGAATGATCACCCGATCACGTTCTCACCTGACGACGCCATCGGCGTCCACCTAACTCATAACGACCTTCTACTCGTCGAGTTGGAAATCGCAAAGTGTGATGTCGCCAAAGTTCTGATCGATACTGGCAGCTCAGTCGATCTGATCTTTCGCGATACACTCGATAAGATGGAAGTCGACATGCGCGACATGAAGCCATCATCTCGTTCTCCCACAGGATTCAACGGAGCTTCCGAGACGATGATCCGGACAATCAAGCTCCTAGTCTACGCATGCGGGGTAACGCGCACTGTTAAGTTCTCCGATATTCGAACAAAGGCTCCATATAACGCAATCCTCGTAACCCCTTGGTTACACTCGATGAAGGAGATATCATCAACGTATCATCAGTGCGTGAAGTTCCCAGGACCAAACGGTCAAGTACAGACACTTCAAGGAGACAAGCAGGCCGCACGCGACCTACTGATTGCATCGGTAAAGATGCAACAATCGAATCCTCGCATCAACGCGATATCAAAGCAGATTCAGCCTCAGAAAGACGAAATTATAGAAGTCTCGATTAACAACTCCGACCAAAGTAAAGTAGTTCGAGTCGGCACATTCCAATCCGAAGAAATGCAAAGCGCGATCATTGACTTCCTGAAGCATAACATGTCAACTTTCGCTTGGACAACCTCGGACATGAAGGGCATAATTCCCGCCATAACGTCCCACGAGTTGAATGTAGATCCAACCATCAAGCCCATCCGCCAAAAAAGATGCAAGCTTGGCCCCGAGCGAAGCAAGGCCGTCAACGAAGAAGTAGAGCGACTACTTGCAGCCGGTTCAATCGCAGAGGTGCGATATCCAAAATGGTTGGCAAACCCGGTCGCCATCAAGAAGAAAAACGGAAAATGGCGCATTTGCGTCGATTTTACCGATCTAAACAAGGCATGCCCCAAAGACAGTTACCCGCTCCCGCATATCGATCGACAAGTTAAGTCGACTGCTAGAAACGAGCCCTTGACTTTCATGGACGCCTTCTCAGGCTACAATCAGATCATGCATCCAGATGATCGAGAAAAGATAGCGTTCATCACTGACAGAGGGACCTACTACTACAAAGTAATGTCATTCGGCCTTAAGAACGCCGGCGCGACTTACCTACGACTCGTCAATCGAATGATCACCGACAGACTGGGAAACAAGATGGAAGTCTATATCGACAACATGCTGGTTAAGTCACTCCGCGCGGTGGACCATCTGAATCATCTAATGGAGTGCTTCAAAACGCTGAACGAGCACGGGATGAAACTCAACCTGACAAAATGCACCGTCGGCGTTACTTCAGGCGAGTTCTTGGGTTACATTTTTACCCAACGGGGAATCGAAGCAAATCCTAAGCAGATCACCGCAATACTTGACCTTCCTAGCCCGAAGAACAGCCGAGAAGTCCAGCGACTAACGGGGAGAATTGCAGCGTTAAACTGCTTCATCTCTAGATCTACGGACAAGGGTCTCCCCTTTCACGAGCTGCTACACGGAAACAAGCGTTTCGTCTGGGAGGAAAAGTGCGAAGAAGCGTTCGGACAGCTCAAACAGTATCTTACGACTCCTCCCTTGCTATCCAAACCAGAAGCCGGTGATACACTCTCCCTCTATATCGCGGTATCCTCTACTGCAGTCAGAAGCGTCTTCATTCGAGAAGATCGAGGCGAACAGAAGCCAATCTTCTACATGAGCAAGCGAATGACCGGCCCAGAAACTCGATACCCCACTCTTTAG
- the LOC106336400 gene encoding diphthamide biosynthesis protein 1, whose amino-acid sequence MELSDPRNDKTNKPKQPPKRFIKNQIPDSILNDASLNAAVSLLPSIYQFEVHKCVWRIKSTNAKRIAIQLPEGLLMYALTLSDIFTSFAGASHCFVLGDVTYGACCVDDFSASALGADLLIHYGHSCLVPIDSTKIPCLYVFVEIQIDVKCLLSTIHLNLSSDDVKSIILAGTIQFTSAIRAVKPELEKQGFSVLIPQSKPLSAGEVLGCTAPKVTRVDDHKDAVLVFVADGRFHLEAFMIANPKIKAFRYDPYLGKLFLEEYDHKGMRETRRRAITRAKDAKTWGIVLGTLGRQGNPKILERLEKKMEEKGIDSTVVLMSELSPTRVALFEDSVDAWVQIACPRLSIDWGEAFLKPLLTTFEAEIALGFIPGWWEKGSLSRAESSSSGCCKEDKETSCACRDDKKDDDGVLDGDYPMDYYAQEGGEWNSSYLKKSSRPIRRNPLPSSSVV is encoded by the coding sequence ATGGAGCTTTCCGATCCAAGGAACGACAAAACCAACAAACCGAAGCAGCCTCCAAAGCGATTCATAAAGAACCAAATCCCAGACTCGATCCTCAACGACGCATCCCTCAACGCGGCGGTCTCCCTTCTCCCTTCCATCTACCAGTTCGAGGTCCACAAATGCGTCTGGCGCATCAAATCCACAAACGCCAAACGCATCGCTATCCAGCTCCCGGAGGGTCTTCTCATGTACGCTCTTACTCTCTCCGACATCTTCACTTCCTTCGCTGGAGCCTCCCACTGCTTCGTCCTCGGCGACGTCACTTACGGAGCTTGCTGTGTCGACGACTTCTCCGCCTCTGCTCTTGGTGCTGACTTGCTTATTCACTACGGGCATAGTTGCCTCGTCCCTATTGACTCTACCAAGATCCCTTGCCTTTATGTCTTTGTTGAGATACAGATTGATGTCAAGTGCTTGCTGAGCACCATCCATCTTAATCTCTCTAGTGATGATGTTAAGAGCATCATTCTCGCCGGGACCATTCAGTTTACTTCTGCGATTAGAGCTGTGAAACCGGAGTTGGAGAAGCAAGGTTTCAGTGTTTTGATCCCTCAGTCAAAGCCTCTGTCGGCTGGGGAAGTCCTTGGATGCACAGCGCCTAAGGTCACGAGGGTTGATGATCATAAAGACGCTGTCTTGGTGTTCGTAGCCGACGGGAGGTTTCATCTAGAAGCGTTTATGATAGCTAATCCCAAGATAAAGGCGTTTAGGTATGATCCGTATCTTGGGAAGCTGTTTTTGGAGGAGTATGATCACAAGGGGATGAGGGAGACCAGGAGGAGAGCGATCACACGGGCCAAGGATGCGAAGACTTGGGGGATCGTGTTGGGGACGTTGGGAAGGCAAGGGAACCCCAAGATTCTCGAGAGGTTGGAGAAGAAGATGGAGGAGAAAGGGATTGATAGCACCGTTGTTTTGATGTCTGAACTTAGTCCCACGAGAGTGGCCTTGTTTGAAGACTCTGTGGATGCTTGGGTGCAGATAGCGTGTCCGAGGCTTTCTATTGATTGGGGTGAGGCCTTTCTTAAGCCGCTTCTGACGACTTTCGAGGCTGAGATTGCTTTAGGGTTTATCCCTGGGTGGTGGGAGAAGGGTTCTTTGAGCAGAGCTGAGTCTTCTTCGTCTGGCTGCTGCAAAGAGGACAAAGAAACAAGCTGTGCCTGTAGAGATGATAAGAAAGATGATGATGGGGTGCTTGATGGAGACTATCCGATGGATTACTATGCACAGGAAGGTGGTGAGTGGAACTCATCATATCTCAAGAAGTCATCACGTCCCATTCGAAGAAACCCTTTACCTTCTTCTTCTGTAGTTTAG